A genome region from Glycine max cultivar Williams 82 chromosome 5, Glycine_max_v4.0, whole genome shotgun sequence includes the following:
- the LOC100499946 gene encoding 60S ribosomal protein L32-1: protein MAVPLLSKKIVKKRVKKFKRPQSDRKISVKTNWRRPKGIDSRVRRKFKGCTLMPNIGYGSDKKTRHYLPNGFKKFVVHNVKDLELLMMHNRTYCAEIAHNISTRKRKDIVERAAQLDVVVTNKTARLRSQEDE, encoded by the exons ATGGCGGTACCTCTGCTCTCGAAGAAGATCGTGAAGAAGAGGGTGAAGAAGTTCAAGAGGCCTCAGAGTGACAGGAAAATTTCCGTCAAG ACAAACTGGCGTAGACCAAAGGGTATAGATTCCCGTGTTAGGAGAAAGTTCAAGGGATGCACTTTGATGCCAAACATCGGTTATGGTTCTGACAAGAAGACCCGCCACTATCTCCCTAATggttttaagaaatttgttgttCACAATGTGAAGGACTTGGAACTGCTCATGATGCACAACAG GACTTACTGTGCTGAGATTGCTCACAATATATCcacaagaaagagaaaagatatAGTTGAGAGAGCTGCGCAACTTGATGTTGTTGTGACAAACAAAACAGCCAGATTACGCAGCCAGGAGGATGAATAG
- the LOC100802779 gene encoding uncharacterized protein: MSSNSSRTEPIAQNIIKLISNLCFSVFVFSVLIFTVIAITYHPPDPWLESTPALTNLFTQSQNATFRIDSSVLKTGEDLAPSPQDPPLPSPPPSASAVTEAVIEKSEQQIANSTANSTADSTDSTDAALPSPPACDGTINCSNPRVRIAIQRFNLRAFKSIAFFDYQPPVNGSVAGECDVAWRFRNKRERSWRKYRDFRRFKIAVTDDCRYKVVHAGGWHSGANARRNMTRSGAARGGKTLPPRASARDDEINDTIPTLGSETNFRNGKYLYYSRGGDYCKGMNHYLWSFLCGLGEAMFLNRTFVMDLSVCLASTYNPSNKDEEGKDFRYYFDFEHLKETASIVEEGEFLRDWKNWDKTHLKKKIPVRKVVNHKVTPMQLKKDKSTIIWRQFDAPEPENYWYRVCEGEAAKNIQRPWHAVWKSKRLMNIVTEISGRLDWDFDAVHVVRGEKAQNKELWPHLDYDTSPDVLVEKLKWMVQPWRHLYIATNEPYYNYFDKLRSNYKVHLLDDYKELWGNTSEWYNETTLLNNGKPVEFDGYMRVAVDTEVFYRGKTRVETFYNLTKDCKDGVNTC, encoded by the coding sequence GCAATCTCTGCTTCTCCGTCTTTGTCTTCTCTGTCTTAATCTTCACCGTCATAGCCATAACCTACCATCCCCCAGACCCATGGCTCGAGTCCACCCCTGCCCTAACCAACCTCTTCACCCAATCACAAAATGCCACTTTCCGAATCGACTCCTCCGTCCTCAAAACCGGCGAAGACCTCGCTCCCTCGCCGCAAGACCCTCCCCTCCCGTCGCCGCCACCCTCCGCCTCCGCCGTCACCGAAGCCGTCATCGAGAAATCCGAACAGCAAATTGCCAACTCCACCGCTAACTCCACCGCTGATTCCACCGACTCCACCGACGCGGCGCTTCCTTCTCCCCCCGCCTGCGACGGAACCATAAACTGCTCCAACCCTCGCGTTCGTATTGCTATTCAGAGATTCAACCTCCGCGCGTTCAAGTCCATTGCCTTCTTCGACTACCAACCGCCGGTGAACGGCTCCGTCGCCGGCGAGTGCGACGTCGCTTGGCGCTTCCGGAACAAGCGCGAACGCTCCTGGCGCAAGTACCGCGACTTTCGCCGCTTCAAGATCGCAGTCACCGACGACTGCAGGTACAAGGTGGTGCACGCCGGCGGCTGGCACTCCGGCGCCAATGCTCGCCGGAATATGACGCGCTCCGGTGCCGCCAGGGGTGGTAAGACCCTGCCGCCGCGGGCTTCAGCCCGCGATGATGAGATCAATGACACGATTCCGACTTTGGGATCGGAGACTAATTTTAGGAATGGGAAGTATTTGTATTACTCGAGAGGTGGGGATTACTGCAAGGGAATGAATCATTATTTGTGGAGTTTCTTGTGTGGATTGGGGGAAGCTATGTTTTTGAACAGGACTTTTGTTATGGATTTGAGTGTTTGTTTGGCTTCAACTTATAACCCTAGTAACAAGGATGAGGAGGGGAAGGATTTTAGGTACTACTTCGATTTCGAGCATTTGAAGGAGACGGCTTCGATTGTGGAGGAAGGTGAGTTTTTGAGGGATTGGAAGAATTGGGATAAAACGCatttgaagaagaagattcctGTTAGGAAGGTTGTCAATCACAAGGTGACTCCTATGCAGCTTAAGAAGGATAAGAGTACGATTATATGGAGGCAGTTTGATGCGCCGGAGCCTGAAAATTATTGGTATAGGGTTTGTGAAGGTGAGGCCGCTAAGAATATTCAGAGGCCTTGGCATGCTGTGTGGAAATCCAAGAGGTTGATGAATATTGTTACTGAGATTAGTGGAAGGTTGGACTGGGATTTTGACGCCGTTCATGTGGTTCGGGGAGAGAAAGCTCAGAACAAGGAGTTGTGGCCTCATTTGGATTATGATACGTCGCCGGATGTTCTTGTCGAGAAGCTTAAATGGATGGTTCAGCCTTGGAGACATTTGTACATTGCCACCAATGAGCCTTATTATAATTACTTTGATAAGTTGAGGTCAAATTACAAGGTGCATCTGCTTGATGACTATAAGGAGCTGTGGGGAAATACAAGTGAGTGGTATAACGAGACCACACTTCTCAACAATGGAAAGCCTGTTGAGTTTGATGGGTACATGAGAGTTGCAGTGGATACTGAGGTCTTTTACCGTGGAAAGACACGCGTGGAAACGTTCTACAATTTGACTAAAGATTGCAAGGATGGAGTTAATACATGCTGA